The Sandaracinus amylolyticus genomic interval CAGCTCCGCGATCGCCGTCGAGCCATGACGCTTGCCGAGCCGCTCTCCGTCGGGCCCGACCACCAGCGGCACGTGCATCCACGCTGGCGGCTCGCCCCCGAGCGCGCGGTGCAGCGCGATCTGTCGCGGCGTCGACGAGAGCAGATCGTCGCCTCGCACGACCTCGGTGATCTCCATCGCGCGATCGTCGACCACCACCGCGAGCTGATACGAGAACACTCCGTCGGCGCGTCGCACCACGAAGTCCCCGGCGCCCATCCCGCTGCGCGACGCGCCGCGCACCACGTCGACGAACGTCGGCGCGTCGTCCATCCGAAAGCGCCACGCCGACGCACGCTCGGGGTGCGTCGGCCCTTCACGACAGAGCCCGGGATAGATCGCTTCTTCGCCGTGCGGCGCGCTCGCGATGCTCGCGATCTCCTTGCGCGTGCAGGTGCACGGATAGAGGTGCCCGCCCGCGCGCAGCTGCTCGAACGCGGCTTCGTAGCGCGCGAGCCGCAGCGACTGCACGTACGGCCCGAGCGCGCCGCCGACGTCGGGCCCCTCGTCCCAGTCGAGCCCGAGCCAGCGCAGATCGTCGAGCATCGCCTCCATCGCGCCCGGCACCACGCGCGGCGCGTCGATGTCCTCGACGCGCATCACGTACGCCCCCTGCTGCGATCGCGCGCGTAGCCACGCGACGAGCGCGGTGCGCGCCGTGCCCAGGTGCACACGCCCCGTCGGCGAGGGCGCGAACCGCCCTCGATAGAAGCTCATCTCGTCATCCTCTCGTCGCTGCGTCGCGGACTACGCACCTTCCCGCGACGTCACAATGATTTGACACGAGTCGCCCCATTCCCGTAAGGCTGCGAGCCGTGCGGGCTCGAGAGCTCTTCGCGTTGTTCGTCTCCGTCGCGCTCGCGATCTTCCCGGGCTGCGACACCGGTCGCTTCACTGCGAGCCAGAGCATCGGGCTCATCACGCGCGGTGCCGCGGCGATCCAGGAGCACTGGGATCCCGTGCTCGTCGGCGACGCGATGCCGGGCAGCATCCTGCAGCTCGAGGGGCTGTACGCGACGCTGCCCGAGGACGATCGCGTCGGCCTCGAGCTGCTGCGCGCCTACGTCTCGTACGCGTACGGATGGCTCGAGCCCGAGGCCGAAGAGGCCGAGGCGCGCGGTGATCTCGACGCGCAGGAAGAGACGATGCGACGCGCGCGCCTCATGTACCTGCGCGCGCGCAACATCGGCATGCACCACATCCGCCTGCGCGACGCCGGGTTCGACGCGGCGGTCAGCGGCGATCACGACGCGTTCGTGCGCTACCTCGAGTCGCGCTACCGCACCGCGGAGGACGTCCCGTTCCTGCTGTGGACCGGCTACGCGTGGGGCTCGGCGATCTCGGTCGCGACCGACGATCCCGAGCTCGTGCTCGATCTCCCGAAGGTGCGCGCGATGGTCGAGCGCGCGGTCGAGCTCGACCCGAGCTACTTCGAGCACGGCGGGCTCATGTTCCTCGGCGCGCTCGCGTCGTCGGTGCCCGAGTCGCTGGGCGGCGATCCCGCGCAGGGCCGCATCCTCTTCGAGCGCGCGCTCGCGGGCACCAACCGCTCGTTCTTCCAGATCCAGCTGCAGTTCGCGCGGACCTACGCGGTGACCACCGGCGATCGCGCGCTCTTCATCGCGCTGCTCCGCGAGATCATCGACGGCGGCGATCCGCGCGCCGACGTGCGCCTCGCGAACCGCCTCGCGCGCCGCCGCGCGATCCGCCTCCTGCAGCGCGTCGACGAGCTGTTCTGACACCCTCTGGCCGGTGGGCATCGCGGCGGTCGACGCACCGCGAGCTCCGTCCACGTCCTCGTGCTCGTCACCCGTGCTCGGTCGTTCCGCGCGCGCCGAGCGCGTAGCGTTCTGCGCACCCGATTCGTGCTTGAAGCGTTCTCGGTGCCGATGAATCCTCGGGGCCCGCGGGTCGTCCGACACGCATCCTGCAACCTCTTCCCGGAGACGCATGGACCGACGATCGTTCCTCGCCGCGTTGCCCGCTCTCGCGACGGGTCTGCTCGCTCCGAGCGTGGCAGCT includes:
- the gluQRS gene encoding tRNA glutamyl-Q(34) synthetase GluQRS, producing the protein MSFYRGRFAPSPTGRVHLGTARTALVAWLRARSQQGAYVMRVEDIDAPRVVPGAMEAMLDDLRWLGLDWDEGPDVGGALGPYVQSLRLARYEAAFEQLRAGGHLYPCTCTRKEIASIASAPHGEEAIYPGLCREGPTHPERASAWRFRMDDAPTFVDVVRGASRSGMGAGDFVVRRADGVFSYQLAVVVDDRAMEITEVVRGDDLLSSTPRQIALHRALGGEPPAWMHVPLVVGPDGERLGKRHGSTAIAELRARGVRAESIVGWLARSLGMSAPSTIAARELIEGFDVATLSREVVVADVATLFA
- a CDS encoding TRAP transporter TatT component family protein — protein: MRARELFALFVSVALAIFPGCDTGRFTASQSIGLITRGAAAIQEHWDPVLVGDAMPGSILQLEGLYATLPEDDRVGLELLRAYVSYAYGWLEPEAEEAEARGDLDAQEETMRRARLMYLRARNIGMHHIRLRDAGFDAAVSGDHDAFVRYLESRYRTAEDVPFLLWTGYAWGSAISVATDDPELVLDLPKVRAMVERAVELDPSYFEHGGLMFLGALASSVPESLGGDPAQGRILFERALAGTNRSFFQIQLQFARTYAVTTGDRALFIALLREIIDGGDPRADVRLANRLARRRAIRLLQRVDELF